In Anthonomus grandis grandis chromosome 5, icAntGran1.3, whole genome shotgun sequence, the following are encoded in one genomic region:
- the LOC126735937 gene encoding uncharacterized protein LOC126735937, whose translation MGLLGGFRAKFSKDSVAKKNSKISKKNTVVCVGYRVFSEFQDIPQYRPISEPPVAKQPTAIKTVIPQADPNINGINSKPLQSPDRPVGTMIITNPTARKSVNKPVSNSAVSNTSEIQSNHLDFSANYNHEISGLTVGISRNVQVIEKPTPAVRSISNDKNSETEEESRRNKSLMDDIITVFAEDDNNTNSDEKNTFYNVREPGKSPTENIPRAEHNGVLIVDVSDNYINQHDDESLKYTNIISDQGSLTDSRTTFNINTIENPYENESDDNESSWYQETESSFQEENKQTITTRHLSSVQTFKTTSTLGATSSATNIFFASDDEEPEEVEPRPAPRKFNMRINHEGIEGRSGAEC comes from the exons ATGGGATTATTGGGTGGCTTTAGGGCCAAGTTTTCAAAAGATAGTGTCGCGAagaaaaacagtaaaatatcaaagaaaaatactGTGGTGTGTGTTGGATATAGGGTATTCTCGGAGTTTCAAGACATTCCCCAat ATCGACCAATATCAGAACCACCGGTAGCAAAACAACCTACCGCAATCAAAACAGTAATACCTCAAGCAGATCCCAATATAAATGGAATTAATAGTAAACCATTGCAATCCCCAGATAGGCCTGTGGGTACTATGATTATTACTAATCCTACCGCAAGAAAATCAGTAAATAAACCAGTCTCCAATTCAGCTGTAAGTAATACATCTGAAATACAATCAAATCATTTGGATTTTAGTGCAAACTATAACCATGAAATAAGCGGGTTAACAGTGGGTATTTCTAGAAATGTGCAAGTTATTGAGAAACCCACACCTGCTGTTAGAAGTATATCTAATGATAAAAATAGCGAAACTGAAGAAGAATCGCGAAGAAATAAATCACTTATGGACGACATAATTACTGTCTTTGCTGAAGATGACAATAATACTAATTCGGatgaaaaaaacactttttataatgTGAGAGAACCAGGTAAATCACCAACAGAGAACATCCCCAGAGCAGAACATAACGGAGTACTTATAGTAGATGTTTCtgataattatattaatcaaCATGACGATGAATCCCTCAAATATACGAATATAATAAGTGATCAAGGTTCATTAACTGACTCAAGAACCACGTTTAATATAAATACTATAGAAAATCCCTATGAAAACGAGAGTGACGATAACGAATCGAGCTGGTATCAAGAAACAGAATCATCTTTTCAAGAGGAAAACAAACAAACCATCACCACAAGACATTTGAGCAGTGTGCAAACTTTCAAAACCACATCTACTCTAGGAGCTACAAGTAGCGCTACAAATATCTTCTTTGCAAGCGACGACGAGGAGCCAGAAGAGGTGGAACCTAGGCCGGCGCctagaaaatttaatatgagAATAAATCATGAGGGGATTGAAGGTCGTAGTGGTGCTGAGTGTTGA